The Candidatus Dormiibacterota bacterium sequence CGCGATGCCCCGGCAGCGCTGAGAACGGCAGCGACGTCAGGCGGTCATAGGGAATCGCGATGCGCTCGAAGCCCTTGCCCAAAGCCTTCGCGAGGCCGCTTCCCAGCACGATGGCGACGTCGATAGTGCCGCCGGCGGTGTCGCGAATGAGGGCCGCGTCCGGTTCGATCGCATTCATCGTCGGTATCCTTCGACACGAGTCAGGAGGTTCGTGCCGGTCATTGCGCGTGGAATCGGCAAGCCCATGAGCGAGAGCAGGGTCGGCGCAACGTCCCCCAGCTTGCCTCCGGATGCGAGATGCACGTCGAGGTTCGCGGCGACGAGCACGAAGGGCACGCGGTTCGTCGTGTGCGCAGTGAGCGGATTGCCGGCAGCGTCGATCTTCTCTTCGGCATTACCGTGATCGGCCGTGATCGCGAGCAGGCCGCCCGCATCGATTGCGGCGGGGCCGAGACGCGCGAGCTGCGTGTCGAGAAACTCGACGGCCTCAACGGTCGGCTTCCAGGCGCCGGTGTGGCCCACCATGTCCGCGTTCGCGTAGTTCATGACGATCGCATCGTACGTACCGCTCGCGATTGCCTGCAGCGCGTAGTCCGTGATCTCGCGGGCCCGCATCGCCGGCGCACGATCGTACGTTTGAACGCTGCGGTCCGAGGGGATGAGCTCGCGGTCTTCGCCCGGCAACGGCTGCTCGCGGCCGCCGTTGAAAAAGTACGTCACGTGCGCGTACTTCTCGGTCTCGGCGAGGCGGAGCTGCCGTAACCCCGCGCGCGACAGAACGTCGCCGAAGGTGTCGAGCTGCGGTCGTGGCCCGAAGAGCACCGGGTTCGGATAGGTCTCGTCGTACTTCGTCATCGTCGCAAAAAGGCCGTCGCGCCAGCTTCCCGTCGCCAGCGCTTCGTTGAAGAGCGTCGTGAGCTGGCGCGCGCGATCGGGACGAAAGTTGAAGAAGATGCACGCGTCGCCGTCGCGCACGGGACGCGGCTCCCCCACGATCGTCGGCCGAACGAACTCATCGCTCTCGTCGCGCGCGTAGGCGTTGCGAATCGCCGTCGCTGCGTCGGGCGCACGAAACTCCGCGACGCCGCGCGCGAGCATCGCAAACGCAGCCTGCGTGCGCTCCGGGCGCTTGTCGCGGTCCATCGCGTAAAAGCGCCCGCAGATCGTCGCGATCGCTGCGGGCCGGCCGATCTTCGCCAGGCGCGCGTCGAGTTGCGCTGCGTACTGGAGGGCCGAGCGCGGCGGGACGTCGCGCCCGTCGAGGAACGCGTCGACGACGAACGGCACGCTTGCGGCAACCGCGGCGTCGGCGAGCGCGAAGAGATGCGCGATCGCGCTGTGCACGCAGCCGTCGGAGAGCAGACCCATCAGGTGGAGCGTTCCGCCCGTGCGCCGCACGTGCGCGAGCACCGCCTGCAGCGTTGGGTTCTTCGCGAACTCGCCGCGCGCGATGTCTTCGTCGATGAGCGTCACGCCCTGCGGCACGACGCGTCCCGCGCCGAGATTTAAATGGCCGACCTCGCTGTTGCCCATGATGCCCTTGGGCAACCCGACCTGCTCCCCCGAGGCATCGAGCGTCGTGTGCGGATACCGCTCGAGAAGTCCGCGCCAATACGGCAGCGCCGCTGCGGCGATGGCGTTGCCGTGGGAATCGCTGCGACAGCCCCAGCCGTCGAGGATGGCGAGCACGACCGGCCGATACGTCACGCCGCTTTGTCGCAAGCGAGGCGAACGAGCGCTGCGAACGCCGCGGCATCGAGCGACGCGCCGCCGACGAGCCCGCCGCGGCAGTGCTGCGTCGCGAGATACGCTGCGAAGTTGGCCGGCGTGACGCTTCCGCCGTAGAGCAGCGGTGTGTGCTCGAGCCCGGCGACGCTGCCGCGGATGAGCGCCATGACGCGGGCGGCTTCGCCGGGCTCGCAACTCTTTGCCGTGCCGATTGCCCAAATCGGCTCGTACGCGATCGCGATGTCGTGCAAGCGCTCCGGTGCGATCCCCTCGAGCGCGGCGCGCGTCTGCGCCGAGACGCGCTCGTCGGTCGCGCCCGACGCGCGCTCTTCGCTCGTCTCGCCTACTGCCACGACCGGCGTCAGCCCGTGCTCGAGTGCGGCGCGCACCTTGCGGTTCACGTCGGCGTCGGTTTCGCCGAAATAGCGGCGGCGCTCGGAGTGACCGACGATCACGTAGCGCACGCCGAGCTCGACGAGCATCGGCGGCGCGATCTCGCCGGTGAATGCGCCGGCGTTCGCCCAGTGCATGTTCTGCGCGCCGAGCGCAACCGCGCTCTCGCGTGCGGCGGCGCGCACCGCGGCGAGCGCCGTAAATGGAGGAGCGAGCACGACCTCGACATCGCGCTCGTGCAGCTGCGCGCCGTCGAGCGACGCGACGATGACGCGCGCGAGCTCGCCGGC is a genomic window containing:
- the tpiA gene encoding triose-phosphate isomerase, with the translated sequence MRRLVVGNWKMHETAAQAGELARVIVASLDGAQLHERDVEVVLAPPFTALAAVRAAARESAVALGAQNMHWANAGAFTGEIAPPMLVELGVRYVIVGHSERRRYFGETDADVNRKVRAALEHGLTPVVAVGETSEERASGATDERVSAQTRAALEGIAPERLHDIAIAYEPIWAIGTAKSCEPGEAARVMALIRGSVAGLEHTPLLYGGSVTPANFAAYLATQHCRGGLVGGASLDAAAFAALVRLACDKAA
- the gpmI gene encoding 2,3-bisphosphoglycerate-independent phosphoglycerate mutase; this translates as MTYRPVVLAILDGWGCRSDSHGNAIAAAALPYWRGLLERYPHTTLDASGEQVGLPKGIMGNSEVGHLNLGAGRVVPQGVTLIDEDIARGEFAKNPTLQAVLAHVRRTGGTLHLMGLLSDGCVHSAIAHLFALADAAVAASVPFVVDAFLDGRDVPPRSALQYAAQLDARLAKIGRPAAIATICGRFYAMDRDKRPERTQAAFAMLARGVAEFRAPDAATAIRNAYARDESDEFVRPTIVGEPRPVRDGDACIFFNFRPDRARQLTTLFNEALATGSWRDGLFATMTKYDETYPNPVLFGPRPQLDTFGDVLSRAGLRQLRLAETEKYAHVTYFFNGGREQPLPGEDRELIPSDRSVQTYDRAPAMRAREITDYALQAIASGTYDAIVMNYANADMVGHTGAWKPTVEAVEFLDTQLARLGPAAIDAGGLLAITADHGNAEEKIDAAGNPLTAHTTNRVPFVLVAANLDVHLASGGKLGDVAPTLLSLMGLPIPRAMTGTNLLTRVEGYRR